The window tcatatagatatttaattgattctgttagcaagctgtgatttctacaaataaattggaccgcccccccactcgaaagtgtatgggagGGGGCGGGATACcattgccccctcccgacccctacaaatcggtcaacatactagaggagggggcgaaataataaaaaaataggttgaaatataaataattattatatattattaacataagtaataaatttgtatacaaatgtgtaaattctatactaaaattcgacccttcggggggggggggggggtcggccgagttgggggggggggcgatcgcccctaccgccccccccccctggatccgccagtggagcTAGCCAgcaaaaccaatgacttggtagaatttaggtCATGAGAGTTATGACCACCAATATGCCGAGTCCCATTTGGGAATCACGCTGATATCAGCTAGGTTTTATCATATTGAGAGCTATAGTTTAGGACATGGTCATTTGATATAAGCTACTTTCTCTAAATTAGGTTTAAGTGGGGTAATATGAGATAGTGGATCTCCAATAGAAAGTAAAAAACAGaagatgacatttttaaaacaaagtttctATAAAGGAAAGAATCACTATTTATTGCCATTTTTCTGTAAATGGCAGCATTAGCTCCCATTCCGTCATATgaaactaaattaactaaattaattagcaccaattgattaattaattggtgacttttgttattgattcgtgtattatcatgaataattatgcaaaattccTACTTGacctgagaatgggaagtgagagaaaaaacGACCAAAAACGTAATACgaggattaaatccatatatacatcaacatctctcaataagtagcagttattccccttacttcgatataaaaaaataatcaccaataattaattaagttattgatcttttttttttattgattcatgtcttgtcaggtacaataaataattgtgcaaagtttcaacttgatcgcaGAATGAAGAACgggagaaaaaaatatgaataccagacagatagacagacacagctttctaaattattaaaagtaacttaaaacatttagtgatatagttatatatttttttgtaaccgtattttataataaattgtattattatttattttcataaatatatgtataaatatgtatTAATGTGCGCAGGGGAATAAAAgcacttaaaataaaattaataatcacTTAcatctttactttaaaaaaaaaaatactgtaaaatgTCTTCTATTGACAGATTTATAGACTGCATGAGAGCAAAAGATTCTAGATCATGTAACATCTATGTACACTACTGGAATTCGTGGTATATAGACAGTGTATACAAAGAAACTGATGTTGAAACAACAGTGGCACCAGTTTATTCATGTTCATTGATAAAGTATAATATGTATTACTCTTATTACtcttattattatgttgaaTGTAAACGGCAGGAAAGTATAGTTTGTTATAGTTACTATGATTGTAATGTACAGGAATTGTTTCGTATAAAATGGAATTATCAGAGTGATTTTTTAACGGATACAAATTTGTCACAATGTCTATACTGGTCTAGGTGCACGAGCTATGCGAACATAATCACCGCCGCTATCACAGATACGACGACAACGTTGTCAAGTACATCAACCTTAAAAACGAAACCCACAACGTCGTGGCAATATGTAACAACAGAGAGACAATACAAGACACCGACGAACATAAGCAGTCCTAATAATTGGAATTCAACAAATTCTTCTGAGACTGAACACTCATCAAATACTACCATAATTATAATAGCTGTAATCATTTCTGTTTGCTTAATTGTAGCTACAGTGATTGTGGtttattgttttcttaaaaGATATCGTTTAAAAAATACTACAAGTGCAAATATTTATGTGAATGATTCCACTGTCAACAACAATCAATTTATTTCCATGAAAAGCGTGGCGCCATCAACGTTAGAAACAGTCTCTGGAGATATTGAACAGCCTTTtcaaaataaacacaatgataaTACAAGTAAagcttattttaatatttttttaaacaataacagAGATGAAAAGCTAGAAAATTCCATGAGCTATGAAGTAATACCCGTGAATGACGGAGTCTATTTGAATACAAGCTCTTCTGATGTGATTGATAAAACCTATTCCAGACTCGGGGAACAAGTCAGAGTTATAGCAGATGATTACAATAGTCTGCTGCCAGAAGACGAGCACAGTAATAGATTCATAGATTCCACCACGATTCCTGAAGAAATGAAGGATAATGCTAGTAATAAAACTGAGAATACAGAATATGCCTTGGTAAAAGATACTATGTCAATAACTGATACACCAACTAACCCTTATTCTCTTGCTAAAGTTGTTAGTACTTGATACTGCGATTACCAGATGTTTGGCTTCCTAAATCGGAAAAAAGGAATACAAAACTTTTACAAAAAGTGGTACCTTTTTTCTTGTAAATGATTTCCAATTACATGACTGGTCCAAACAACTTTACATTGTTTTCAACTAAACCTTAATCCTTTAGGTACTGTATACATGACAATTCATTATCCATGAGTAACCCAAGAAAGGAAGACATATTATTATGGTAATCATACtggatacatttttattttttggcttAAATGTAAACACCTcagtagtgtgtgtgttttgaaaaaataatttaagaaaatataaggtaaatatatttattgtgtatcagtattacatatttttttatcataagCTAATactgtatgtatttttttgcaAATTTAAATAATGTGTACTCTCATTCCACACTGTAACTCATTCTAACTCCCTTGTGGttccaactttaaaaaaaaaaatcaaatgtaatATCAACtgcctctgtctgtctgatggTTTTGGATATAACAATAAAGCGCATCCCATTAGAGAAGCTTTTATAAAAAGggaattttatattttacataaGTTCCATTTTCAGCTAATTACAGGAAATTCTCTATGTTCGGATGTGAAACTATACATTCATTAAACTATACATCAAAGTATATGCATCTTTCGAGCTGGAGTTTTCttgatgtggccaatgagttgagaattttgtTCTCATTAATAttcacataccttgaaattttaaagaaaatcgttagagccgttttcgaaataaaatgtaagtatgtacatacaagaattgctcgcttaagaatATAGGATAAAGACCAGTCGCTAGTAAGTTGTATAGCAAAATCAAGTTCCGAGATGGAGTACAAGAGAAAAATATATCTAATCTGGGTCAGTAGAGTTTGTACTGATCAGAAGATTGTTTTGTTCGCGTAgtgttactattttttttttactgtaaactTATTGATCAAGACACTTACAATAAAGTATTCAACAGGTGTATAAATAATATGAACGTTTAATCCAGCACGAGAACAGTCTAGTCTCCTGTCTCAGTCACCAGAATAAACGATGTTCATCCTATATAAATCATGTGAAGGCAGTCACCTAAAGTGCGTCTCTAAACAAGACGATCAGAATAAATAGCGTGGTAAATCAACGTAGTAAGCTTAAGACATTTTTAGAGACATGATTAAATCAGTGTAAATAGTGCTGGTATAGAATTAATTTTCGTATTGATTTTATTGTGTTTAAGATTGTGAacttaaattatttcttttttttcccctgggACACCTAATGATTACTTTTACAAATTTATATttacacatacatttcatgtttgttattttttaaattttattttgttgtttttttctatagcTGTAaaatctcaataaaaaaaaaaagaaaagcataggctaatgaaataataaaataaaaatatattgtttgtaGTCACATCTAATGTGTACAATTTTTGctattttaacttttgaaaCACACTAACTACTAATGACTGTTAACAtgctatctagattctagagtatGATTGCATATATAGGGAAATACTGAAGATTCTGTTATATGCAGGCAAATCCTTAAATAATAAGCATTGTGTTCTATCCGATGTACAGGATATGAAAAgttcccctatcagaccttTTAATCTagtaaagggcagatgatgtaaaagtcatctgtttctgtggcccacggttaacgagggtgtcatgtggcctgcgcaacgaccaaccgcctttacttttccccaactaatgtcaggtacccattagagctgggtggactcagaggcgcccaaagatgacaaaattaaaaatcccagttttcaccaggatttgaacccaagagcccggttcggaagttaagcgctttaccgcttagcacCTATGAAAGTAGGGTATGAAAGTATTATAATAAATCatataatactttaaaattgttttttttttgtattcacttTTCGGCACTGTAGAATCATAGCTTCAAGCTCTTTCGAGCTAATAAATCGCACTGCTCCGGGCGCCAGTTATGCTCGCTACGTCTCTGAACCGAGCTctaagtatttctttttttttatgtatgatttttaaaacattatttttttcttcagttgaaCGGTGGAATGGGAAAATAGTTTTAGACTTTAAATACGCAATACACCAGGCAATAAATGATACTGCTCACTGCTCAGTGTTTGAACTAGTAAATAACAGTTAATAAACAATGTCCCCTGAGATTGTAATTGTCAGAATGAATATAAgcactataaataaaatgcttcAACGTCACACGTGAAGAGTCCTACACAGTGCTACACACTGGCCCTACAACGGCGCacaccccaaactgtatcggcacttgccgttCTTTTCGACTATCAGCAGTCGGAAGGAAGCTGCTAAGTTTGGCGATATAGTTCCAACCATAGCTAATACCCAGCCATTCATCTCATTGCTATAAAGTGATCCTTATTCGCTTCGTTTCAAAGTAGGCCATTGACGTGGATAAAGCAGCCATATGCCAAATATTATATGCTTAAAGAAGGCTAACATGCACCTGATTCACCTGGTTATGTTCAATGTTCGTTACCATATCTGATAGCTTTGCATAAACAACGCGGAGGTCACATATTTATCGAAACATCTTCACTTTAATGTATAGACAAACCTATCAATGCTGAATCTGGTGGTAGAGTATTTTTAACgtttattttaaacatagaaATATAATTACCAAGAGGCCATGTGGAAAAGTTTTTAggcctaaaaataaaaattattacttttgtgtCCATCAAAAATTAAGTCACAACCTTTAAGTCTAAAGTGTGTAAGTGATGATATATATCAGGAATTTGCTTGCTAATTTCAATTCTAAGTAGCTTGAATTAACCTTGATACAAATTattacaactattttttttcactttctacACAAAGCTCCACTTTCCATTTTGCAGTCCTTAAAACTGTTTACATATGGCTACACTGAAACTTAAAAAGACCTCCGGTGGACAACAGCTATGTCTGCATtagaagtggcaaaatatgtatgtcGCAACTTGGTTAAACTGGTCATATgatatagtaaaagaaaaaaaaaagtttccctatCAGATTTTACGGTCATTAGAGCAGATGATGgtaaggtcgtctgtttcttttACCAACGTgcaacgagcagggtgtcacgtggccaggaCAATAATAAAcatcctttactttccccaactaaagtcaggtacccgttactcgttagaattgggtggactcagggacaccATAAacatcccgaaattgaaaatcccagtcttcactgaaatTTGAAAACATGGCCCCTgaacggaagccaagcgcttacccACTGAACCACCACGACCCCTCTcggtcatgtgaaatactgcattaataattaaatttcggaaaaacaaatttttatatttattcacATTACAACCTGCATTTCTATTTTCTGTATAGTAAAAACTAAGTaaactctttttatttacaaaaaaaaaaaaagaaaaagattcttGTTATCTTACAAACCCAGAGGCGGTTCACATCAGATACTCCCATGGACTAGGAATATTCAAACCATGGACTTGTTTTGATTGTCTacctaaatatatataaaatagtgTCAATGAATCCTTCCAAGTCTTTTTGCACTCGAAAACAAACTCAACAACCTATTACTGATAATGATATTTCtgattgtattgttttttaaaaaattagctattcaatattaattttgttGCGTTGTTTTCACTTTGTGCAGCCCAACTTTAATGCTTAGAGCTATGTTCCAGTTTGTTTTGTGGACCAATGCGAGTGGGGAGAGGCTATATGAGAGAAGGTTACCGTACTCAGGGCGTACtggctttaaaaacaacaacaacaaaaatgctTAAGTCGGGTTTCAAACTAATagcttccaccccccccccccgaacaaTTCTCTGATAATTGCCCTATTATAAAACTTTCCTGCGTtcagtatttaattttaaaagtggtgtatttttaagaaaaaaattcttgcatatttaatttttagaaaattaaatgtttcgCTTTCTAAAAACGATAGTTATTCCACTATGATATCGTATTTTCAATATCCTTTCTATATTCTGTGATCTAAGCGGGACGGACGGGCGGACTGAAGGAAAGACAGACCATAGCTTTCCCTTTTGTGGGCCGCTAAAATAGCTAatctaaacataaatataaataaaaataaatatatatgtaaagaAAATAATGGACGATGTGTTAAAAGTATATGTCTGTAAGctgaatttctttttaattacataTTGATCTCCTCTGGTATCACACACTGTGGGAGCTTACATTGTCCCTGAAATCCAATCTGGCTACGGCAGGCATGAACGGACTTCTAATGTTCTGGCTTGTGCAACTGGTAAAAGTTGATGATACACACtgcattaaaatattaaaatagcaAGCGGGGGAAATACAAAATGTCGAGGAAAGAAAAGCCAAATAacaatttttagtattttatggTTGATTAGAATCATTCATATCTCGAGCCTTAAGCCATGACAAACTAAGGTCTATTTTTCTCTACCTTGGCCTTTTTAAGCGACATTGTTAGCTTTTTCTTTATGCAAGCAGGATGTATAAAATTTTGGTATGTTTTGAAAGCTTTTTTTACAGTATATattgactttttattttttttttcaaattaagaaTAGAAAGGACGTCTTTTAAATATACTTTGGCAAGAAATAATCAATTTTGAAAAGACTGTTAGATGAAATGTAATTATATACCAAATTCAAAATGAATTTGGAAAATgatttctttgtttaaaaaagtaacaaaacaaaaactaacatatgttgtttttttttaaagtttattctaAAATCTAATGAATTTTAAATATGTGAAatattattcattcattcaattaTATATCAAGAGAGCTCTTAAACCGCCAAACGGATTACATGAAATTTTGTAATAGGTTCCTTTGCCTCTTAGATGCTCGCTATGAAACAGTTATGATAGATCCCCCGTCTCAACGAGGTGATTCGcgaaaaattaaacattttcaatttGACTTTGTATTTAATCttatatattttcttaaaacgactgcatctctctctatatatatccaAGAACACGAAATAGTCTACcgtataa of the Biomphalaria glabrata chromosome 11, xgBioGlab47.1, whole genome shotgun sequence genome contains:
- the LOC129921850 gene encoding uncharacterized protein LOC129921850 is translated as MMAKVNGYSCICEAVIIFLIANSCIGFELRISNSLLYQITLNGYTDVTQKFIDCMRAKDSRSCNIYVHYWNSWYIDSVYKETDVETTVAPVYSCSLIKYNMYYSYYSYYYVECKRQESIVCYSYYDCNVQELFRIKWNYQSDFLTDTNLSQCLYWSRCTSYANIITAAITDTTTTLSSTSTLKTKPTTSWQYVTTERQYKTPTNISSPNNWNSTNSSETEHSSNTTIIIIAVIISVCLIVATVIVVYCFLKRYRLKNTTSANIYVNDSTVNNNQFISMKSVAPSTLETVSGDIEQPFQNKHNDNTSKAYFNIFLNNNRDEKLENSMSYEVIPVNDGVYLNTSSSDVIDKTYSRLGEQVRVIADDYNSLLPEDEHSNRFIDSTTIPEEMKDNASNKTENTEYALVKDTMSITDTPTNPYSLAKVVST